The Streptomyces sp. NBC_00569 genomic sequence CTGCTCGCCTCCACGCCGCCGCCGAGGGCGGCCGACGGGCGAATCATCCTCGCGCCGGACGACAGGAAGATCGTTGCGTAACCGACGGCAAGCGCTCCACTACTTCGATCGCTCGCGTGATTCGAGCGCACGAACGCTTGATTCGAGCACAAGGAACCGGCATCTTGCTCGTAACAACATCGAAGACAACCGTTCTGGTCAGCGAAGAGGTGCTTCGTGGACGAAATCGACCGGGCCATCCTGCGGGAGTTGCAGGTGGACGGCCGGATCCCCTACGCCGACCTGGGGCCGAAGGTGGGCCTGTCCCCGTCGGCCGCGAGGCTCCGGCTGCAGCGCCTGATCGACACCAAGGCGGTACAGGTGGTGGGGGTGACCGACCCGATAACCATGGGCCACCAATCGATGGCCCTGCTCGGCCTGCACATCGACGGCGACCCCCGGGCGGTGGCCGACTCACTCTCCCGGCACGACGAGGTCGTGTACGCGGTCCTGACCGCGGGGACCTTCGACCTGTTCGTCGAGGTCGTCTGCGCGGGGCCCCACGACCTGCTGGATTTCGTCAACGATGTCGTGCGGGTCGTCGAGGGCGTGACGGCCGTGGAGAACTTCCCCTACTTCGCGATCCACACCCACCGCTTCCTGTGGCACGTCGACTGAGGCGCCCGCTCGCCCCGATCCCCGCCACCCGCACCCCGTCGAGGACTCCGCAATGCCGCCCAACGAGCACCGCACGATCGACTTCTTCGCCGAGGACGCGCTCCCCGCGCCGCGGACCACACCGGCCGAGGCCGAGCTGATAGCCGCGCAAAGCCTCGGGATCAACGCGCACGCGGAACCGCTGGGGAGCCAGCAGGACGCCAACTTCCTGCTGCGGGACGGGAACGGGACGGTCCTGGCGGTCCTGAAGATCGCCAACCCGGCCTTCGGACCCTTGGAGATCGAGGCACAGGACACCGCCGCCGACCTGATCGCCTCGGCATACCCCGACCTGCGTGTCGCCACTGTCCTGCGCCACCCCGACGGCACCCCCCGCGGCACGACAGTGGACACCGAAACCGGGCCGGCCCTCGCCCGCCTGCTGCGGCATCTGTCCGGCGGCGCGCTGTCCGGACCGCGGCACCTGTCCCCCAACGCGGTGGCGGCGATGGGCACGATCGCCGCCAAGGTGAGCACCGCCCTGCGCGAGTTGCGTCACCCGGGCCTCGATCGTGTCCTCCAGTGGGACCTGCGGCACGCCGACCGTGTCGTCGCCAGGCTCGCCGGGCACATCGACGAGCCCGAGCGGCGGGCCGCCGTCCAGGACGCCACCGCCGACGCCTGGGCCCGCGTCCAGGAGGTCGCCACCGCGCTGCCGAAGCAGGCCGTGCATCTGGACCTCACCGACGACAACCTGATCCGCCGTCCCGACAGCCGCCTGCCGGTACCCGACGGGGTCATCGACTTCGGCGACCTGACTACGAGTTGGGCGGTCAGCGAGCTCGCCGTATCGCTCTCCTCGGTGCTCCACCACGACGGCATCGAACCGCATCACGTGCTGCCCGCCGTCCGGGCCTTCCATGCGGTGCGACCGCTGTCCGCCGCGGAGGCGGAGGCGCTGTGGCCGCTCGTGGTCCTGCGCGCCGCCTGCCTCGTCGTGAGCGGGCGGCATCAGGCCGCCGTCGACGCGGACAACACCTACGCGAAGGCCGCTCTCGACCGCGAATGGCGCATCTTCGAACAGGCCGTCTCGCTGCCCCTACCGGTGATGACCCGGCTCGTCAGGAACGCGATCGCTCACGCCGACGCCCCTGTCACAGCCGACGTCCCGGAACTCCCCCTCCTGCGCGGCATCGCCGCCGACCACATCGCCGTACTGGACCTGTCCACGGACTCCGATTCCATGGACGGGGGAGCCTGGCTCGACACCGACGCCGAGGAGACGCACTCGGCCGCCGCGCTCGCGAACGGCGCGGCCGCGACAGCCACCCGGTACGCACAGGCGCGGCTGAGCCGTGCCGCGGCCCTGTCGACGGTGTCCGGCCCGACCGTTCCCACCGGCGTCGACGTGCGGCTCGGCCGGGCGGCGGTGCTCCAGGCCCCCGGTGCGGGGAAGGTCCTCGCCGCAAGGGCGGGATTCGTGGAGATCACCCACGGCCGACTCGTCCTGACGGTGTCCTTCCCGACCGGCGCACCGGTGGTCGCCGCCGGTGCAACGGTCCGGGCGGGCGACGACCTCGTCCACCTCCCCGCCGGGAGCCGGGCGCGCTTCGCACTGCGCACGTCCGGCAGCCCTGACGTCCCACCCCTGGTGCGTCCCGAGTACGCCGCCGGCTGGCTGCCACTCACCGCCGACCCCGCCCCGCTGCTGGGCCTGGCCCCCATCGACCGCGCGGAGCGGACCGACCTGCTGGAGCGGCGCAGCGCCGTGTTCGCGACAGTGCAGGAGCACTACTACGCCACCCCGCCCCGTATCGAACGGGGTTGGCGCCACCACCTGCTGTCCACCGAAGGCCGCTCCTACCTCGACATCGTCAACAACGTCACCCCACTGGGCCACGCCCACCCCCGCGTCGAACAGACGGCGGCCAGGCAACTGCGGCGGCTGAACACCAACTCGCGGTTCCACTACGCCTCGGTGGTGGAGTTCACCGAACGCCTCGCCGCCCTGCTGCCCGACCCACTGGACACGGTGTTCCTGGTCAACTCCGGCTCCGAGGCTGTCGACCTGGGCCTGCGCCTTGCCATCGGCGCCTCCGGCCAACCCGGCGTGGTCGCCATGCGCGAGGCGTACCACGGCTGGACCTACGCCTCGGACGCCGTCTCCACCTCCCTCCAGGACAACCCGAACGCCCTGGCCACCCGGCCCAGTTGGGTTCACACCGTGGACTCGCCCAACTCCTACCGGGGCCGCCACCGCGGGGCGGACGCGGCACGCTACGCGCCAGAGGCGGTTGCGGCGATCGACGAACTGGCCATCGCCGGGCGCCCCGCCGGGGCCTTCGTCAGCGAGACCTTCTACGGCAACGCCGGCGGGGTCGCCCTGCCCGACGGCTACCTGGCCGCGGTGTACGCGGCGATCCGGCGGCACGGCGGCCTGGCCGTCGCCGACGAGGTCCAGGCCGGCTACGGCCGACTCGGTCACTGGTTCTGGGGATTCGAGCAGCAGGAGGTCGTCCCCGACATCGTCTGCGTCGCCAAGGCCATGGGGAACGGGTACCCGCTCGGCGCCGTCATCACCTCCCGGTCGGTCGCCGACCGGTACCGCGAGCAGGGCTACTTCTTCTCCTCCACCGGAGGCAGCCCGGTCTCCAGCGTCGTCGGCCTCACTGTCCTGGACACCCTGCGCGACGAAGACCTCCAAGGCAACGCGGTCCGCGTCGGCCGTCGTCTCAAGAGCCGACTCCAGGCCTTGGCGGACCGACACCCCCTCATCGGCACAGTCCACGGCTCAGGCCTCTACCTCGGCCTCGAACTCGTCCGCGACCGGGCCACCCTGGAGCCCGCCACCGAGGAGACCGCCGAACTCTGCGACCGCATGCTCGACCTGGGCGTCATCGTCCAACCCACCGGCGACCACCTCAACATCTTGAAGATCAAGCCCCCGTTGTGCATCGACACCACCGCCGCGGACTTCTTCGCCGACACGCTCGACCTGGCCCTGACCCAACTCGGCCACGCCGGCTGACCTCGCACATCCGCGGGCGCATGACCTCCCCTCTGACAGCGACACGCAGCTCCGGCCTCAAGCCCTCATGAGAAGAGTGAAGTTGATGGACACAATCGTCGTCGGCGCTGGAATCGCCGGCCTCACCGCTGCGCGGCTGCTTCACGCCGCAGGACAGCGGGTGGTCGTGCTCGAAGCGCGAGACCGCGTCGGTGGGCGGGTGTGGACGGACCGCACGACAGGGTTCTCCGTCGACCGTGGCGCCTCATGGATCCACGGCCTCACGGGCAACCCGCTCACGGAACTCGTCACCGCGCTCGGGATGGAGACGAGCGAGTTCACGGTGGGGAGCTTCCAGGCCGGCGGACGACCGATCGCCGACTACGACGAATCCCGGCGTCCGCTGGACGACGACGCGACACAACAATGGACCATCGACGTCGACACGGCGGATGCACTCTTCCAACGGACCATCGCGGAGTCCGGCCACGACGAGAGTTACGCCGCTGCAGCTGAGCGCACCCTCGCCGCGACCGGATGGGAACCCGAACGCGCCGAACGGGTCCGCATGTTCTATCGGCATCGCACGGAGGAGCAGTGCGGCGCAGAGGTCGACCAGGTCGCCGCCCACGCCCTCGACGAGGACACCATCGAAGGCGACGAAGTGGTCTTCCCCGGTGGCTACGACGTGCTTCCCCACGCTCTCGCGGAAGGCCTCGACGTGCGCGTGGGCAAGACCGTGACCGCCGTCACCAGATCTGCCGCTGGGGTGCGAGTCGACACGGAGGACGAGTCCTTCGACGCCGCCCAGGTGATCATCACGGTGCCGTTGGGCGTGCTCAAGGCAGAGGCGATCGAGTTCACGCCCGCTCTGCCCGACGCCGTCGCGGGACCGATCGCCCGACTCGGTATGGGCGTGTTCAACAAGGTCTTTCTTCAGTTCCCGGAGCGGTTCTGGCAGGACGACGTCTACGCGATCCGGCAGCACGGCCGGGCCGGAGTCCCCTGGCATTCCTGGTATGACGTCTCCGCGGTGAGTGGCAAGCCGATGCTGCTGACCTTCGCCGGCGGTGCTTGGGGGCGGGAGATCGAGCAGAAGACCGACGAAGAGGTGGTCGCGTCGGTGCTCAGCTCCCTCCGCAAGATCTACGGCGGCTCCGCCCCCGACCCCGTGGCGCACTGGATCACACGCTGGGGCACCGACCCCTTCGCCCTCGGCTCGTACTCCTACGTCGCCGTTGGCTCCTCGCACAACGACCACGACGCGATGGCAGGCCCCGTCGACGGCGTTCTCCACTTCGCAGGAGAAGCAACGTGCGGACACGAACCGGCCACCGTTCACGGCGCGCTCCACTCGGGACATCGCGCGGCCGAACGGATCCTCGGTTCACCGATCCCGCTGGCCGAGCTCACACGGGGCGTGCGCCCGTCGCGGTGACGTAGCCGAGTTCAACGGTGCAGCGGAGCTTCGTCATCCGATGCCCACCACGCTGCAGTTGGGAGGCCGACCTCACCGTCGGCTCCATGGGCGAGGCGGCGGCCCCGACCACGGAGTTGACGGCTCGCTGACCTGCCTGCCGTCCAACGGCACCCCACCCGCCGCGTCCAAGTCCTCGGCGAGACCGCGCGTCCGTCCGCGACCTGGGTGCCGAAAGCTGGGCCCTGGCCATCGACACACCCCGCACCACCGACGGCCGCCGACACACCGTGCGCCGCAGCGGCTTCGCGACCCGTAGCGAAGCCGAGATCGCGCTGGCGCAGATGCGCGAGAACCTGTGCGTCCCCGAACCGTTCGCCCCTGCACAGCCCCCCAACCTCGACGTACGCCGAAGAGACCACCTCGGCGGATCCCTCCACGCATACGAACATGCCGACTGAACTGCATGGATGGACTAATTCGGCAGGCGCACAGCCGCTGCCTCCGGATCGTTGCCTCACCCGGGGCACGTTCCTGACAAGCCGCGCAACGCGCCGGCGCCCGGGCGGGGCAGACATGCGGCACATGAGCTCGGAGTTGCGGGACCGTCATCACACGTCGGCTGTCCACGCCCCGTGATGTCATCGCGGGTGGCTACTTGTTGATCTGGAGTACCGCCATCATCCCCGCGTCCTCATGATTGAGGATGTGGCAGTGCAGGACCGTCTTGCCCGGATAGTCGAGGAACCGGATCCGGATGACCATGTTTCCGCGCGGAGGGACGTCGACGGTGTCCTGCAAGCCGTAGTTGGTCTGCGGCTTGCCGTTGATGCTCATCACCTGGAAGTCGTTGGTGTGGATATGGAACGAGTGGACCTCGTCGGTGTCGTTCTTGATCGTCCACTCTTCGACGGTGTTGAGCTTGGCCCGGAAGTCGACGCGGCTGTGGTCGAACTGCTTGTTGTTGATGTAGAAGAGCGTGCCTGCCTTGTTCTCCGTGAAGGTGACCGTCTTGCGTCCCGCGACGGCCTCCTTCGCGAGGTCGTTCACCGGGGCGAAGGCTGTCGGCAAGGCCGCGGGTCGCATCGGTTCGCCGTCGGACTGGACCGTGGCCAGTGTCGCGAGAGGGAACTGGTTACCGGCCTTGCCAGTGTTGAACGGCAGGGTCCGCAGTTCCGACACGCCCGCCTTCGGGCCCTGTACGAGAACGTCGTAGCGGGCACCGGCGGGGATGACCAGGGAGTCGGCGGAGTAGACCTTGTTCACCGGGTAGCCGTCCTTGGCGACGATGTGGAACTTGCTGCCCGGCAGTGTCACCTTGTAGAAGATGTTGGCCCCGATGTTCGCGAGGCGCCACAGCTGCGTCTCGCCGGGCCTGATCCGGATCCGTGGGTTGAGTTGTCCGTTGACGGTGCGCGTCGTGGGCGCACCGATCTTGAGGCGCGTGGTCTTGATCTGGTCGCCCACGATTTGGAAGTCCTTGAGCGCGACGACGTGTTGTGTGATTCCACGGAGCGCCGCAGGCAGATACGTGTCAAGACCGTCGACAACGATCAGGCCGGCCATGCCACCGGCGGTCTGGGCGGCGGAGAGCGTGTGCGGGTGCGGATGGTACCAGTACGTGCCCGGCTCCAGGCTCTTGGGGAAGGCGTACTTGTAGGTGAACGTCTTCCCCGGCTCGATCTTGAGGAAGATGTTGTCCGAGTTGCCGACGGGTGAGACATGCATGCCATGCACGTGCAGGTTCGTCTGCTGGTCGAGCTTGTTGACGAAGGAGATCTCCATCCGGTCCCCCGGCCGTAGCCGCAGGGTGGGCGGCATGTACATCCCGTTGTACGTCAGGGCCCACAGATCGCGGCCTGCCAGGTGCACCTTCTTGCGTTCGACGACGATCCTGGTCCTGAGCAGTCCGTTCCTGCTCACGATCTGCTGGGGGTCGCGCAGATCTTCCGTCGCCCGCGCGGTGAGGGCCGGCGACGGGGACGCGGTCTGCGCGGGAGCCGTCGACCCTTCCGGATGGCCCAGTGCGCTCGTCTCGCTACGCGTGGCACACCCCGCCGCCAGTGCGAGCGCGGCAAGTGTGGTTCCGATGACGGTCCGGGTACGAGGGGCGTGTGCGGACAAGCTGAACCCCCATGCACTGCACATGTGGAAGACGGGCGGCCATGAGCTGCCATCATGCATCCAAAAACCAGGCGAAATCGGTCACGACCCGAGGATGAGGCTGGATGACATGCGCACCGCCTCCATCCGATACCTGATCGCGGGACAACGCCGGGTACTTCACCGAGGGCTTCGACGCGGTCTTCACCAGTGTCGGCGCGTTGAGCTGCCAATAGCGGTCTGCCGCCTGATAAGTGCTCAACCTCGCGCACCCGCACCATCAAACAGGCAACGCCGTGCTTCACCACCTCAGCGCACGACTGCATCGGAGCCACGAGCACGGCCGGCAGTCAGCAGGCGAGGCACCACCGCGATCCTCAGCCGGAACAGGTCCATCGCCCGCATCACATCCCGCAGTGCGGCGCTGACCTCTGTGTCTCCTCCAGCGCCGCAGTCGAATTAGCGATCAACCGGTGAACGGTGCGGGCGTGCCCCCTATTCTGAGGAAGTAGTTGGGCGAGGCTCGGGGGAGGGTTGTCGTGGCTCGGGTAGTGCTGGTGCACGGAGTGGCTCAGCAGTTCGAGGGGCCGGAGCTGTTGTCGTTGCGGCTGGGTGCCGCGCTCCGTGACGGGGTGAAGCTGGCCACGGGGACGGTGCTCCAGCCGGAGGACGTGGCGTGCGCGTTCTACGGGAACTGCTTCATCGAACCCGGGACCCGGTCGAACCGTCTCCCCGCCTGGGACGAGCACGATGTGGAGGACGGTCTGGAGGCCGAACTCCTCGACGCGTGGTGGCGGCAGGCGGCGGAGATCGATGATGGCGTGGAGCCTGCCGACGAGGACGGGACACGAGGGCCGGCCGGGTACGCCGCGTCCCGGCTGCTGCTCTCCCGGTGGGTGCGTGAGCGGTTGAACGCTCTGACGCAGGCCCGGTTCTTCCAGCCGGTGTCGGAGCGGATGCTGATCGGTGAGCTGAAGCAGGTGCGCCGGTATCTGGACGAGCCGCCGGTGTGGCAGGCCGCCCGCGCGGCGGTGGCAGCCGAGATCAGTGCGGACACGCGGGTGGTGGTTGCGCATTCGCTGGGTTCGGTCGTCGCGTACGAGGCGTTGTGCGAGAACCCTGACTGGCCGGTGACGGATCTGGTGACGGTGGGATCTCCGCTCGGTCTGCCGGTGATCCACCGACGGCTGAGCCCGCTGCCGGTGGAGGGCCGTGGGGCGTGGCCCGGTGGGGTGGTGCGGTGGACGAACGTCGCCGACCCGGGTGACATCGTCGCGTTGGTGGGCGCGCTGGCCCCGCGGTTCGTGTCCGGCCCCGGCGAGGGGGTGGCCGACAGGAGGATCACCAACGGGGTGCGGATGCACGACTTCGAGCGCTATCTGACCGCCCAGACGACTGCGACCGCCGTCGCCGCCGCTCTCCGGGCGCCGCACGCATGACAACCTGCGAAGACGCCGAACACGTCGTGGCGGGGCGCCGGTTCCTGATCGCGGCCGGTGTCGGCGTCTTCCGGAACCCGGGCATCGACGGCCTGCCCGGTGTCGCGGCGGACGTGCGCAGGGTTCGGGAACTGCTGGAGCCCATGGGCTACACGTGCGTCCTCACCGACCTGGCCGACGATCCGCCCCGGGACGCGCTCGCCGAAGGCATCGAGGACTGGACCCTGGAGGCTTCTCTGGGGCCGGAAGACATGGTGGTGGTGTACTTCGCTGGACACGGTGTCTGCGAGGAGGACCGCCACTACCTGCTGTGTGCCGACAGCAGGCCCGGCCGGTGGACCCGGGCGCTGGCGGCCGAGGACCTGGCCCGGCCGCTGGTGAAGAGCGCGGTGGGGCATCTGCTGGTCATACTCGACACCTGCTACGCGGGGGCCGGTACGGCGGATGTCAGTCGGCTCGCCGCCGATCTGGCGGACCTGCACCGCGGGCGGGCCAATCGCTGGCACCTGGCTGCCGCCCGCGCCCGGGACCGCGCGAAGGAGAACGTGTTCGTGGACGCGCTCGCCGACGTCTTCGCCCACCCTCGGCACGGCGCGACCCAGCGGTACGTGAGCGTGCGTGAGGTCACCGAACGCGTCAACGCCCATTTCAGAACCCACCGCCCCAGCCAGCAGGCCCGGTTGACCACCACCGAGACCGACGGCCAGGACCCCTTCTTCCCCAGCCCTGTCTTCCTGCCCGGCCTGCCCGCCGACGGTATCGATCTGGCAGGCCTCGCCCTGCTGCGCCGCCGTTACGACCCGCACTACGGCCCCCGCAGCCGCGGGCTGGAACACACTGGCGAACGCGGCGACTACTTCACCGGCCGCGCCCGCGCCCTGGACGAACTCACCGCATTCCTCACCACCCCGGGCGGGGACCACGACCGCAAGGCCCGCGTCGTCACCGGTGACCCCGGCTCGGGCAAGTCGGCCCTGCTCGGACGCCTCCTCGCCCTCGCCGGCCCGGACGCCCCGAGGACGCGCAGGGACGGGGACACATCCGGGAGCGAACAGAGGCTGCGGGCCTATCCCTCCGTGATCGCCCCGCACGCGCGCCGGGCCTCCCTGGCCGCCCTGGTGGCCGACCTCGCCGCGGCC encodes the following:
- a CDS encoding Lrp/AsnC family transcriptional regulator, whose product is MDEIDRAILRELQVDGRIPYADLGPKVGLSPSAARLRLQRLIDTKAVQVVGVTDPITMGHQSMALLGLHIDGDPRAVADSLSRHDEVVYAVLTAGTFDLFVEVVCAGPHDLLDFVNDVVRVVEGVTAVENFPYFAIHTHRFLWHVD
- a CDS encoding aminotransferase is translated as MPPNEHRTIDFFAEDALPAPRTTPAEAELIAAQSLGINAHAEPLGSQQDANFLLRDGNGTVLAVLKIANPAFGPLEIEAQDTAADLIASAYPDLRVATVLRHPDGTPRGTTVDTETGPALARLLRHLSGGALSGPRHLSPNAVAAMGTIAAKVSTALRELRHPGLDRVLQWDLRHADRVVARLAGHIDEPERRAAVQDATADAWARVQEVATALPKQAVHLDLTDDNLIRRPDSRLPVPDGVIDFGDLTTSWAVSELAVSLSSVLHHDGIEPHHVLPAVRAFHAVRPLSAAEAEALWPLVVLRAACLVVSGRHQAAVDADNTYAKAALDREWRIFEQAVSLPLPVMTRLVRNAIAHADAPVTADVPELPLLRGIAADHIAVLDLSTDSDSMDGGAWLDTDAEETHSAAALANGAAATATRYAQARLSRAAALSTVSGPTVPTGVDVRLGRAAVLQAPGAGKVLAARAGFVEITHGRLVLTVSFPTGAPVVAAGATVRAGDDLVHLPAGSRARFALRTSGSPDVPPLVRPEYAAGWLPLTADPAPLLGLAPIDRAERTDLLERRSAVFATVQEHYYATPPRIERGWRHHLLSTEGRSYLDIVNNVTPLGHAHPRVEQTAARQLRRLNTNSRFHYASVVEFTERLAALLPDPLDTVFLVNSGSEAVDLGLRLAIGASGQPGVVAMREAYHGWTYASDAVSTSLQDNPNALATRPSWVHTVDSPNSYRGRHRGADAARYAPEAVAAIDELAIAGRPAGAFVSETFYGNAGGVALPDGYLAAVYAAIRRHGGLAVADEVQAGYGRLGHWFWGFEQQEVVPDIVCVAKAMGNGYPLGAVITSRSVADRYREQGYFFSSTGGSPVSSVVGLTVLDTLRDEDLQGNAVRVGRRLKSRLQALADRHPLIGTVHGSGLYLGLELVRDRATLEPATEETAELCDRMLDLGVIVQPTGDHLNILKIKPPLCIDTTAADFFADTLDLALTQLGHAG
- a CDS encoding flavin monoamine oxidase family protein — protein: MDTIVVGAGIAGLTAARLLHAAGQRVVVLEARDRVGGRVWTDRTTGFSVDRGASWIHGLTGNPLTELVTALGMETSEFTVGSFQAGGRPIADYDESRRPLDDDATQQWTIDVDTADALFQRTIAESGHDESYAAAAERTLAATGWEPERAERVRMFYRHRTEEQCGAEVDQVAAHALDEDTIEGDEVVFPGGYDVLPHALAEGLDVRVGKTVTAVTRSAAGVRVDTEDESFDAAQVIITVPLGVLKAEAIEFTPALPDAVAGPIARLGMGVFNKVFLQFPERFWQDDVYAIRQHGRAGVPWHSWYDVSAVSGKPMLLTFAGGAWGREIEQKTDEEVVASVLSSLRKIYGGSAPDPVAHWITRWGTDPFALGSYSYVAVGSSHNDHDAMAGPVDGVLHFAGEATCGHEPATVHGALHSGHRAAERILGSPIPLAELTRGVRPSR
- a CDS encoding Arm DNA-binding domain-containing protein — translated: MDTPRTTDGRRHTVRRSGFATRSEAEIALAQMRENLCVPEPFAPAQPPNLDVRRRDHLGGSLHAYEHAD
- a CDS encoding multicopper oxidase family protein, with amino-acid sequence MSAHAPRTRTVIGTTLAALALAAGCATRSETSALGHPEGSTAPAQTASPSPALTARATEDLRDPQQIVSRNGLLRTRIVVERKKVHLAGRDLWALTYNGMYMPPTLRLRPGDRMEISFVNKLDQQTNLHVHGMHVSPVGNSDNIFLKIEPGKTFTYKYAFPKSLEPGTYWYHPHPHTLSAAQTAGGMAGLIVVDGLDTYLPAALRGITQHVVALKDFQIVGDQIKTTRLKIGAPTTRTVNGQLNPRIRIRPGETQLWRLANIGANIFYKVTLPGSKFHIVAKDGYPVNKVYSADSLVIPAGARYDVLVQGPKAGVSELRTLPFNTGKAGNQFPLATLATVQSDGEPMRPAALPTAFAPVNDLAKEAVAGRKTVTFTENKAGTLFYINNKQFDHSRVDFRAKLNTVEEWTIKNDTDEVHSFHIHTNDFQVMSINGKPQTNYGLQDTVDVPPRGNMVIRIRFLDYPGKTVLHCHILNHEDAGMMAVLQINK
- a CDS encoding antibiotic ABC transporter ATP-binding protein, which gives rise to MARVVLVHGVAQQFEGPELLSLRLGAALRDGVKLATGTVLQPEDVACAFYGNCFIEPGTRSNRLPAWDEHDVEDGLEAELLDAWWRQAAEIDDGVEPADEDGTRGPAGYAASRLLLSRWVRERLNALTQARFFQPVSERMLIGELKQVRRYLDEPPVWQAARAAVAAEISADTRVVVAHSLGSVVAYEALCENPDWPVTDLVTVGSPLGLPVIHRRLSPLPVEGRGAWPGGVVRWTNVADPGDIVALVGALAPRFVSGPGEGVADRRITNGVRMHDFERYLTAQTTATAVAAALRAPHA